A single region of the Acidobacteriota bacterium genome encodes:
- a CDS encoding HAD family phosphatase has protein sequence MEYRAVIFDLGGVVFGSPLHAIRRYELENGIEENFVNRLVVSAGPAGSWQRMERGELVMGPEFFAAFDRDVEAADPAVAGRFSAEDMMAAIAEESMARPRMVEAIRRLRAEGYTVAALTNNWVSEEEREPKNAEDAAMRAEVRALFHDYVESSVVGLRKPDPAIYELACSRLGVEPREAVFLDDIGSNLKTARALGMTTIKVDDPDEALAELWRTLES, from the coding sequence GTGGAATACCGAGCAGTCATCTTCGACCTCGGCGGCGTCGTCTTCGGCTCGCCCCTGCATGCGATCCGCCGTTATGAGCTGGAGAATGGGATCGAGGAGAACTTCGTCAACCGCCTGGTCGTGTCGGCCGGGCCGGCAGGTTCCTGGCAGCGGATGGAGCGCGGCGAACTCGTCATGGGGCCGGAGTTCTTCGCCGCCTTTGACCGCGACGTCGAGGCGGCCGATCCGGCGGTCGCCGGGCGCTTCTCGGCCGAGGACATGATGGCGGCGATCGCCGAGGAATCGATGGCGCGGCCGCGGATGGTCGAGGCGATACGGCGGCTGCGGGCGGAGGGCTACACGGTGGCGGCGCTGACCAACAACTGGGTCAGCGAGGAGGAACGCGAACCGAAGAATGCGGAGGACGCAGCGATGCGGGCCGAGGTCCGCGCCTTGTTCCACGACTACGTCGAATCGAGCGTGGTCGGCCTGCGCAAGCCGGACCCGGCGATCTACGAACTGGCGTGCTCCCGGCTCGGCGTCGAGCCGCGGGAAGCGGTGTTCCTCGACGACATCGGATCGAACCTGAAGACGGCGCGGGCTCTCGGCATGACGACGATCAAGGTCGACGATCCGGACGAGGCCCTCGCCGAGCTGTGGCGGACGCTCGAGTCCTGA
- a CDS encoding carboxypeptidase regulatory-like domain-containing protein produces the protein MTDLKHSLRGFLFPVLGLLVVASAGCGGDAGSDPPPEPAAEAPPTEPLGSSTIAGAVRYDGDLPRLQPLNMDADPACAAKHTEPVFPETLDVDEQAGLANVLVYVADNLPPGPYPLAEPPVIDQVGCRYTPHVAGIMVGQELLVLNSDELLHNVHSLSEVNAPFNRAMPGAIKRATFSFTDEEPAFRIKCDVHPWMSTYLAVFDHPYFAVTGTDGSFEIPGLPAGTYTIEAWHERLGTMRSGVTLLDGLTATVDLTFAQPESPAAQ, from the coding sequence ATGACCGATCTCAAGCATTCTCTCCGCGGATTCCTGTTTCCTGTCCTTGGGTTGCTCGTCGTCGCGTCGGCCGGCTGCGGCGGTGACGCGGGCAGCGATCCGCCGCCGGAACCGGCCGCCGAGGCCCCGCCGACAGAGCCGCTCGGCAGCAGCACGATCGCCGGCGCCGTCCGCTACGACGGCGACCTGCCCCGGTTGCAACCCCTGAACATGGACGCCGACCCGGCCTGCGCCGCCAAGCACACCGAACCCGTCTTCCCCGAGACTCTCGACGTCGACGAACAGGCCGGGCTGGCCAACGTCCTGGTCTACGTCGCCGACAACCTTCCCCCGGGGCCGTACCCCCTGGCGGAGCCTCCGGTGATCGACCAGGTGGGCTGCCGCTACACACCCCACGTCGCCGGCATCATGGTCGGCCAGGAACTCCTGGTCCTGAACTCCGATGAACTGCTGCACAACGTCCATTCGCTGTCCGAGGTCAACGCGCCCTTCAACCGCGCGATGCCGGGGGCCATCAAGCGCGCCACCTTCTCCTTCACCGACGAGGAGCCGGCGTTCCGCATCAAGTGCGACGTTCACCCGTGGATGTCGACCTACCTGGCGGTGTTCGACCATCCCTACTTCGCCGTCACCGGAACGGACGGCTCGTTCGAGATTCCCGGGCTCCCGGCCGGCACCTACACGATCGAGGCCTGGCACGAACGTCTAGGCACGATGCGGTCCGGCGTCACCCTGCTCGACGGCCTCACCGCCACGGTCGATCTCACGTTCGCGCAGCCGGAGTCGCCGGCGGCTCAGTGA
- a CDS encoding M23 family metallopeptidase, with product MADRRPGGNYSLWEIQVHGPRGNVRYMRVTKLRLQLVVSLTVVFLAYFVNAVAAAPTLVGLELFRADEVELVEARLRVGERFEALTGRYEEMRAVASDLDDRLCKVVLAYGVEGAAAACGLPVDLGIAPGATISAEETREVREAIEEDVEGVIGRLAGRLEAAVGVETERPDLVQFTPSASPLRGDDFVLVAPFGETTNRVTSVAEFHHGIDLAAPAGAPVRATAAGRVTFAGRGTALGPAWRRYGRMLGIRHGDGFITVYGHLEETEVRAGQRVERGQRIGTVGMTGWSVEPNLHYGILRRRNDGSYEPVDPRIHILDYRWRDEQALVSGVAPAPDGFPPLPRTLLR from the coding sequence ATGGCTGACCGGCGCCCTGGCGGCAACTACAGCCTCTGGGAGATCCAGGTTCACGGCCCGCGCGGCAATGTGCGCTACATGAGGGTCACGAAGCTGCGGCTGCAGCTCGTCGTCTCCCTGACCGTCGTGTTCCTCGCCTACTTCGTCAACGCCGTCGCCGCGGCGCCGACGTTGGTGGGGCTCGAGTTGTTCCGCGCCGATGAGGTCGAACTGGTCGAGGCGCGCCTGCGTGTCGGCGAGAGATTCGAGGCGCTCACCGGACGCTACGAGGAGATGCGCGCCGTGGCTTCCGATCTCGACGACCGTCTCTGCAAGGTGGTTCTCGCCTACGGCGTCGAGGGGGCTGCTGCTGCCTGCGGACTGCCGGTCGATCTTGGAATCGCGCCGGGAGCGACGATCTCCGCAGAGGAGACCCGGGAGGTGCGAGAGGCGATCGAAGAGGATGTCGAGGGTGTCATCGGGCGCCTCGCCGGTCGCCTGGAAGCCGCGGTCGGCGTCGAGACAGAGCGGCCTGACCTGGTCCAGTTCACCCCGTCGGCGTCCCCGCTGCGCGGCGACGACTTCGTTCTGGTGGCCCCCTTCGGCGAGACCACGAACCGCGTGACTTCGGTCGCCGAGTTCCACCACGGGATCGATCTGGCGGCCCCGGCCGGCGCGCCGGTCCGGGCAACCGCCGCCGGGCGGGTGACCTTCGCGGGTCGCGGTACCGCCCTGGGACCCGCGTGGAGACGCTACGGCCGCATGCTGGGAATCCGCCACGGCGACGGTTTCATCACGGTCTACGGGCACCTGGAAGAGACCGAGGTTCGCGCCGGACAGCGAGTCGAGCGCGGCCAGAGGATCGGGACGGTGGGGATGACCGGCTGGAGCGTCGAACCGAACCTGCACTATGGCATCCTCCGCCGCCGGAACGATGGAAGCTACGAACCCGTCGACCCGAGGATCCACATCCTCGACTACCGCTGGCGCGATGAGCAGGCCCTGGTCTCCGGAGTCGCGCCGGCGCCGGACGGCTTCCCGCCGTTGCCGCGGACGCTGCTGCGCTAG
- the tcuA gene encoding FAD-dependent tricarballylate dehydrogenase TcuA has translation MEERAAVKRHVVVVGAGNAALCAALSARESGASVTVLERAPRPEHGGNSRFTMASMRFAYSGLDELQEVAGPLSAEEVGASDFGSYPEGRFLRDLERMSGGRADPALIAALVARSRPTLRWMRGLGVEFVPLYSGQAFEVNGKRRFWGGLTLQARGGGPGLVASLRRAAERTGIGILHEHRAVGLLMDGGAVRGVEVDEPSGVRSMPADAVVLASGGFEANREWRRQHLGEGWEAARVRGSRYNTGDGIRMALEAGAARAGQWTGCHAVAWDLNAPEVGNLEVRHRYQKHSYPLGIVVNARGERFLDEGADFRNYTYARYGREVLEQPGRFAWQVFDARVAGLLRDEYRQSHATAVRAGSVEELAGHLEGVDEPGFLRTVREFNDAVRRDVPFDPSVRDGRSTRGLDPEKSNWANPLEQPPFEAYAVTCGITFTFGGLSVDARARVLDEAGGALPGLFAAGELVGGLFYDNYPGGSGLTAGAVFGRMAGAGAAGRDG, from the coding sequence ATGGAGGAACGGGCAGCAGTCAAGCGGCATGTCGTCGTCGTCGGCGCGGGCAATGCGGCACTGTGCGCCGCGCTTTCGGCGCGTGAGAGCGGTGCGTCGGTGACGGTGCTCGAACGTGCGCCCCGGCCGGAGCACGGCGGCAACAGCCGGTTCACGATGGCGTCGATGCGGTTCGCGTATTCGGGTCTCGACGAGCTGCAGGAAGTGGCCGGTCCCCTGAGCGCCGAAGAAGTCGGGGCAAGCGACTTCGGGTCCTACCCGGAGGGTCGGTTCCTCCGGGACCTGGAGCGGATGAGCGGCGGGCGGGCCGACCCGGCTCTGATCGCGGCACTCGTCGCTCGAAGCCGTCCCACGCTGCGCTGGATGCGTGGGCTCGGCGTGGAGTTCGTTCCGCTCTACTCCGGTCAGGCGTTCGAGGTCAACGGCAAGCGCCGGTTCTGGGGTGGCCTGACCCTGCAGGCGCGGGGCGGCGGCCCCGGCCTGGTGGCGTCGCTGCGGCGGGCGGCGGAGCGGACCGGCATCGGGATCCTCCACGAGCACCGCGCGGTCGGTCTGCTGATGGACGGTGGGGCGGTTCGCGGCGTCGAAGTCGACGAACCGTCGGGCGTCCGTTCCATGCCGGCGGACGCCGTGGTGCTGGCCAGCGGCGGGTTCGAGGCCAACCGCGAGTGGCGGCGGCAGCACCTGGGCGAGGGTTGGGAAGCGGCCAGGGTGCGCGGCAGCCGCTACAACACGGGCGACGGCATACGGATGGCGCTCGAAGCCGGCGCGGCGCGCGCCGGACAGTGGACCGGCTGTCACGCGGTCGCCTGGGACCTGAACGCGCCCGAAGTCGGCAATCTGGAGGTCCGGCATCGCTACCAGAAGCACAGCTATCCGCTGGGCATCGTCGTCAACGCCCGCGGCGAGCGATTCCTCGACGAGGGCGCGGACTTCCGGAACTACACCTACGCGCGCTACGGCCGCGAGGTACTGGAGCAGCCAGGCCGGTTCGCATGGCAGGTCTTCGACGCCCGGGTCGCCGGTTTGCTCAGGGACGAGTACCGGCAGTCGCATGCGACCGCGGTCAGGGCCGGCTCGGTGGAGGAGCTCGCGGGCCACCTCGAGGGCGTCGACGAACCGGGTTTCCTCCGCACGGTGCGGGAGTTCAACGACGCCGTGCGGCGGGACGTGCCCTTCGATCCCAGCGTCCGGGACGGAAGATCGACCCGCGGTCTCGACCCGGAGAAGTCGAACTGGGCCAATCCGCTCGAGCAGCCGCCCTTCGAGGCGTACGCCGTCACCTGCGGCATCACGTTCACCTTCGGCGGTCTGTCGGTGGACGCCAGGGCGCGGGTCCTGGACGAGGCGGGCGGAGCGCTACCGGGCCTGTTCGCGGCCGGCGAACTGGTTGGAGGCCTGTTCTATGACAACTACCCCGGCGGTTCCGGCCTGACGGCCGGCGCGGTCTTCGGCCGGATGGCCGGCGCCGGAGCGGCGGGACGTGATGGCTGA
- a CDS encoding SDR family oxidoreductase: MDDSKSSYDVAHTNGRFAGKVAVVTGAAGGFGRAIARRLAREGAAVALADIDSSNGKRTTAQLAKRGARVLFETVDVSQDDDLRRLMERTCGAFGGIDILVNNAGYCHRAKPLWELPEADYDRIFEVNVKSVYLGAVHGVPRLLERGGGVIVNTASIGAVRPRPRLTAYNATKGAVVTLTRGLASELAPHGIRVNAVNPVAADTDFMKGPSGGRPLGEKGREILEATIPLGRLAEPEDVAAAVAYLASDDAAFLTGVCLDVDGGRSIG, encoded by the coding sequence ATGGACGATTCGAAGAGCAGCTACGACGTCGCGCACACGAACGGCCGCTTCGCCGGCAAGGTCGCCGTCGTGACCGGCGCCGCAGGCGGCTTTGGCCGGGCGATCGCTCGACGACTCGCCCGCGAGGGCGCCGCCGTGGCGCTCGCGGACATCGACTCATCCAACGGGAAACGGACGACGGCACAACTCGCGAAGCGCGGCGCAAGAGTCCTCTTCGAAACCGTCGACGTCTCGCAGGATGACGACCTGCGCCGACTGATGGAGCGGACCTGCGGCGCGTTCGGCGGCATCGACATCCTGGTGAACAACGCGGGCTACTGCCACCGGGCGAAGCCGCTCTGGGAACTACCCGAGGCGGACTACGACCGCATCTTCGAGGTCAACGTCAAGAGCGTCTATCTGGGCGCCGTGCATGGCGTGCCGCGACTGCTCGAACGCGGCGGTGGCGTGATCGTGAACACCGCCTCGATCGGCGCGGTTCGCCCGCGCCCGCGCCTGACCGCTTACAACGCGACGAAGGGGGCCGTCGTCACGTTGACGCGGGGCCTGGCCTCGGAACTCGCTCCGCACGGCATTCGGGTCAACGCGGTCAACCCGGTCGCCGCCGACACGGACTTCATGAAGGGGCCGTCCGGTGGCCGGCCGCTGGGCGAAAAGGGACGCGAGATCCTCGAGGCGACGATCCCGCTCGGCCGCCTCGCCGAACCGGAGGACGTCGCCGCCGCCGTCGCCTATCTCGCCTCCGACGACGCCGCCTTCCTCACCGGCGTCTGCCTCGACGTCGACGGAGGCCGCAGCATCGGCTGA